TGTATGATAaaaataacataattaattatataaggtAATATTcttaaattagttttaatttaagAACCTAATAAATTTAttctttaataaatttattaagctTTTATTCTTTAATTACTCTTAATTTAAGaatctaaaaaaaattatatattttcctTTAATCTATATTTAATTTccatagaaaataaaaataaatagatgaAAAAGGAAAACTGGAAATTGAacaataataacaaaaaaatatgaaaataaattgaCAACATTTATTATCATAATGATAAATAAAATTGTTCAATAAATAAATCTCAATATAGAACTAACTAAGACTAAATGTAaagtagaagaaaaaaaatatagaaattaaagaAACCTTATATCTCTCTAATTTCTAATGAAGACTCTTGTAACTAGTAAAAAACCCATAAGTTCTTTGTACATCTCATGTTGTAGCTCGCAGTTGACTTTTTTTAACATTATCTTAGCCATGGATTGTCATTTTCTATCTCATACAAATAAATCAAGTGAAAGACATGTTGTCTTCCTAACCATCCGGCTTTGGGAATTCCTTAATGAATCCCATCACTAGATATCTATAAAATTCAATAGTGTTTTTATCTACCTATTTCCAAATGGAATCTAATATTCTTTTTAGGTTAGAAGCAGGTAATGTCATCCTTAGTGCCCTATATTTTTCACTCTCCTATAAGAGATCTTCTGCCCAAATAAATGATTGCATCTTCACATTCACCGTAATAATTTGATTAAGAAGATACTACAAATTATTGAAAGTATCATTAGGATCCATTTCTAGAGTGATTAGCTCTCTAATCATCCCATTTACTCTAACCCTTTGCTGAGCAATAAAGATCCTATAAGGGTTCTAACAAGATGAACTATTTCTGTACACATATGGAAAGAATTTAAGatccaaataaaatatttatttttttccaaaaaaaatattaataaaaataatcacAAAAATAATTCAAGtgattgaaaaaataatttagaataatatctaaataattttggactttttaaaatgattttaagataattaaaataaaattaaagaaataaattaaaataattataaaaaaatccaaaaataataatgaaataaaattgtcccaaaaataaaattttcatcatcaacattttaaaaatattattagaaCCTTGTAGGAATTTTTCCCTTAGAAAACtatttttgcaaaaaaaaaaaaaaatctatttttctattttttaaataaaaaaatatttcatgatATTTCTAATTTGTTTGGATTGggcattttccaaaatataagggCTCTATCCAAGGCTTTTGGGATACACACTCTCACCACGATTGAAAACGTACTAAAATGGGTTTTCTTCAATCTTTCCTGATATTAGATTTCGAGTGACTTTCTGATAATTTTGAAAAACCATAACTCTCTCATCTTTTAtccaaacaatacaaataatataattatgaaaaactTGTAATGTCTACTTtataatggtataaaattcatggATAACAAAATAAACACACAAagagataaaaaaatttaaagtagGCATATTGAACATATTTCAATAAATTCAAATATGCAAAACTAGATATTAGATTTAATTCTAGTCACCCGAACATGTGTTTAACATGTTAATTAACATATTTAGACTAGGAAAACAAGAACATGGCTTTTATAACAATGTAAGAAAAATCAATACGGCACTAATCATATTGGATCATGCATATGAAAATCCATAACAAATCTTGTATCACTAGTCTATTCAATTAGATGTTACTCACAAATCAAATATATATTTCACAGTCTAGATGTACTTGGATTGCATAGATTTTTCACATAAAATATTAAGAAATAAATCAACAAGAAATGCACCATGATTGCATCAAGTTTGCAACAAGATTGGACCTTCTTCCTTAGTTTTTCTACCAAACATTTTCGGTAATAAGACTAGCCGAAAACTTGATATCTTCTCCCTACTAAATTGCGTCTCAACTGCCCTTAAAATCCTAATGGAAGATATGCACTAATCTTCCTATTATATGCATGCAATGTGGTGGGAAGGAAACCATCTCTCCACTTTCTTCACGTTGCCTATATTTATGAGGATACTTAATTCTCTTATGGTAGCTTGTACAATAAAGCCTTTGGATATAAGCTGTGATTCCTCTGCGATAAACCAAGACACACTAAGGGGACATTTGTCCCAACCGTCTCCAAAACAATAAACCAAACCCAACCAGTTTCAACCATTTAATGGAGGCCAAGAAGAACCAAAAGCAATAAAGGGGAATAGCCAAGAACAACACCGAAATTCCAAGATGGAAGGACAACCATGAACATGCAATGAAACTTAACAAACTAGGCTGAATTTGCTAAGAGTTGGATTAAGTTTTAAGAAGAACTAATATTGTAAGAATATTTGCAAAGCTCTCCAATGAGGGAAAATTGTATTTCTGATCCTCCAAATCTACTCAAAATGAAGGAGAAATCTCCTTTTAAAAAAGGTAGTCCAGCAAGTATGACAATGACCAATGTGTTTTTCCCATGCTTGGATATTACACTTttcttaagaaaaaataaaaaataagttcAAACATAAATAGTATGGGTATAATCAAATATAATCAGGTTAAAAAGGCTTTAATTGACATAATTCAGCCTTGAAAAGTGTATAAAATAGGTGTCAGGTTTGGGTTGCTAGTGTACCAAAAATGGAGTTGATGCTTTTTCCTTATTTGGCTTGTAGATTGACAAACTCTTCTTCAGTAATTACGCAACAATGGCACAGCTTTAGGGCAGATTAAGACACACATTTGGAgcatgtggagtatgaaatgtTGTATAAATGGGCAGCCTAGACCTCGGTCCTAAGTGGTTGAACCGATTCCTCTTCATGGTGCACCAATGGTTCAGCTAGCATACCAACCACCATGAAATTGGTGTTCTTGAGTGCTTCCTCTTTTGAATCGAATTCTCCCATCATGTTGAGCTTGCTAACGTGTTTGGACACCATGCTTTGAAGCTTCTTTGTCATGaactttgtaattggacttggtgcGGTAATGGTGCAACCAACTCCTCATCATCCTCTCCCTATTCGAAAGAATTCATCCTTGAATTGTCATCATCTGCATAGAAAGGAGAAAGGTCAGTAACATTAAAAGTGGCACTCACATTATACTCACCTAGAAGATCAATTCTGTATGCATTATTATTGATCCTCTTAAGCACTTTAAAGGGTCCATCACTCCTTAGTTGAATCTTGGATTTCCTTTTAGTAAGAAACCTTTCTTTCCTAAGGTGCACCTAAATAAGGTCCCCAGGTTGGAAGTCCATATGTTTTTGCCCTTTGTTGAATGTGGTTTTTCTCTTCTCATTCACTCTTTCAAGTCTTTGCTATGCTTGCTCATGAATCTTCTTCACCAATTCTACTTTcttttttccatctaaactagcaagctcattaGTAAGCAAAGGCAGCAAGTCCAAAGGAGTTAGTCGGTTAAAGCCATAAACAATCTCAAAAGGAGAAAAACCAGTGGAAGAATGCATGGCCCTATTGTATGCAAACTCACTGAATGGTATATAATCTTCCCAATACTTGAAATTTTGTTTAATCATGGCACGCCAAAGTGTTCCTACTATCCTATTGACAACTTCAGTTTACCCATCAGATTGGGGATGACCAGTAGTAGAGAAACATAATTTTGTATCTAGATTCCCCACAACACCTTccaaaaagaactaaaaaatcaCTTATCCCTATCACTAATAATAGTTCTAGGAATACCATGCAATCTAACAATTTCTTTGAAGAATGGATTTGCAACATATCATCATCAGATTTGTGAAATGGTAtgaaatgtgccatttttgagaaatggtcaacaacaacaaaaacaaAATCATGCCCTTTCTTGGACCTAGGTAAACTTGAAATGAAGTCCATAGATATACCTACCCAAGGTTCACTAGGCATATTTAAAGGCATATACAATCCTTGGGGCAAAACTTTAGACTTAGCCTTCTTATAAGTTATGCTTCTAGAACATATTCTTTCTATATCTCTCCTCATGTGTGGCTAAAAGAAATGTTTTTTCAAGATGTCTAAAGTCTTAGCTAacccaaaatgacccattaaacCACTCCCATGTGATTCTCTAACAAGGAATTCTCTTATGGAGCAATTTGATACACACAACTCATTTTTCTAAACAAGAAACCATCTTGCCTATAAAATCTATCAAATGCAGCATGCTCACATAATTCATATATCTTGGCAAAATCAGCATGTTCCACATacaattctttcacatattcaaaACCCAACAACTTAGCATCAAGTATGGAAAAAAGAGTATACCTCCTAGAAAGAGCATCGGCCACCACATTGTTTCTTCCTtgcttgtattgaatcacatatggaaaTGACTCAATGAATTCGCTCCACTTATCATGCCTCTTGCTGAGTTTGTTTTGGCTCTTCAAGTACTTCAATGATTCATGATCACTATAAATAACAAACTCTTTCAGCCATAGGTAGTGTTGCCATGTTTCCAAAGCCCTCACCAATGCATACATCTCTTTGTCATAGGTGGAGTAGTTCAAAGCAGCTCCACTCAACTTTTCACTAAAGTAGGCTATGGGACATCTTTCTTGCATTAAAACAGCACCAATACCTATCCCAGAGGCATTACATTCAATTTTAAAAGTTTTAGAGAAATCAGGCAAAGCAAGTAAAGGAGTAGAACACAATTTTTCTTtaagcaagttaaatgcatgctcTTATTCCCTTTCCCACTTAAAACCTACATTCCTCTCCACTACCTCATTCAATGGTGAGGTAATGGTACTAAGTTCTCTCACAGACTACTTATAGAAGCTAGCCAACCCATGGAACCTCCTAACCTCACTCACAGATTTTGGAGTAGGCCACTCTCTAATGGCTTTTACCATATCCTCATCTACTTCAATACCCTTGCCACTAACCACAAATCCTAGAAAGATCACCTTATCCATGCAAAATGTGCATTTCTTAAGATTGGCATACAATTGTTCCTTTCTAAGCACATCAAAAACAAACCTCAAATGAATCAAATGCTTATCCAAATTTTTGCTATATATAAGGATGTCATCAAAATATACAATAATAAATTTACTAAGAAAAGGACGCAATACATGATTCATCAACCTCATAAATATACTAGGTGCATTTGATTAGCCAAAGGGCATGACTAACCATTCATATAATCCATATTGAGTTTTAAAAGCAAATTTCCATTCATCACCTAATTTCATGCATATTTGATGGTAACCACTTTTCaagtcaatcttagaaaatatgcATGCACCATGTAATTCATCAAGCATGTCATTAAATCTAGGTATGGAATGTCTGTGATTTACAATAATACAACTCTGCAATCCACATACATCTGcatagtcccatccttctttggcACCAAAAGCACTAGGATGACACATGGACTCATGCTCTCCCTCACGTATCCCTTTGCAAGAAGCTCTTCAACTTGCTTTTGCAGCTCCTTTGATTCTTTAGGATTAGTCCTATAGGCTAGTCGGTTTGGGATCTCTTCTCTAGGCATAAAATCAATTTGATGTTCAATGCCTCTAATGGGAGGCAGACCActaggaagctcttcagggaaaacATCCTCAAATTCTTATAATAAAGACATAGCACAATTAGGCACGGGAGGGTCAAtgtcaaaaaaattaatttaagctCCCTTACACACTAGCATGAGAATCGGTCTACTAGAGAAATAGGCATGCCTCACATTTTTTTTCTCTTGCTAACAAACTGATTTTCTTCTCTCTACTTTTCTCACAACTCTCCTTTTGCTCCGAGCCCTTTCCTTTTGCTTTCACTCCTCTTTGATTTTCTCTCCTCTCCTTTTCCCTCTcattcttctctctttctttttcctctctttcttttctctctctctttctttttgcttggCCTCACTTTGAATTCTCTCATCCATGGATTGTTTGATCCTCATTTAGTTTTCAAAAGCTTGCATGCAAGTGTCACCTTTCGGCCTTTATGCTCAAAGGAGTACCTATTCTTGAAACCATCGTGTACCACCTTCCTATCATATTGCCATGGCTTTCTAAGCAAAACATGACCCACATGCAAAGGTATAACATTACAAAGTACCTCATCCTTATACTTGCCAATAGAGAAAGAAATTAGAACTTGTCGATTCACCTTGATTTCACCACACTCATGCAGCCATTGAAGTTTgtatgtgataccccttacccgtgtacagtatacccgagtaagcaatgtcacacggtgtactggcacactctaatatgccttatttaatttttatcatgctttcgaatataatttgtgaaatataatttatttaagccatttatcgaaattttcatttatttgagattccgaaaattttaaagaaaatccggcagagtaccggctaaaaatggagaaaacagttcttcggaacctgttaaaaacacttccaatatttgtattcaatcatctcaaactccaatatccaaaatctcaacaattttcaatttcggttctcaacaaccttttcatttctcaaacatccatttctcataatgctcatatacaacaataaataaatgctcaaattttgcattcataaccataactttcattatttacatgaacatcaaaatacattacataagttcaaatacatatgaggaagtaaaaattagctacaaaatatcaaaatgatgcctagtgtcctaccaatgcaactgcgaagttgaggtgacacggacactttgtgcgagctgcaggatggactcacccgatcggtCTACTGGGCCCACGATctatatctccagaacctacgcgtggcaaaagcaacgcgctaagcaataatgcttagtggtgcaataataaaataaaggaaataacaagaaataaatatgtaatgaatgtatatgttatatttgtttggtatttgtatatcatttactttgtccacttttattcatttggttgccccaagtaacctacactagacgactggactggataacgggtaaactggcactgggta
This is a stretch of genomic DNA from Hevea brasiliensis isolate MT/VB/25A 57/8 chromosome 12, ASM3005281v1, whole genome shotgun sequence. It encodes these proteins:
- the LOC131171219 gene encoding uncharacterized protein LOC131171219; this translates as MVSRIEFEDVFPEELPSGLPPIRGIEHQIDFMPREEIPNRLAYRTNPKESKELQKQVEELLAKGYVRESMSPCVILVLLVPKKDGTMQIKEQLYANLKKCTFCMDKVIFLGFVVSGKGIEVDEDMVKAIREWPTPKSVSIGAVLMQERCPIAYFSEKLSGAALNYSTYDKEMYALVRALETWQHYLWLKEFVIYSDHESLKYLKSQNKLSKRHDKWSEFIESFPYVIQYKQGRNNVVADALSRRYTLFSILDAKLLGFEYVKELYVEHADFAKIYELCEHAAFDRFYRQDGFLFRKMSCVYQIAP